In Desulforhopalus sp., the following proteins share a genomic window:
- a CDS encoding AAA family ATPase → MSLKIAIGGKGGVGKTTVTALLARCLAVDKKNKVIAIDADPVANLAAGLGISEDKPITPISQLTELISERTGAKPGTMGGFFTLNPKVDDIPERFSLERDGVRLLVMGTVQSGGSGCICPESTILKALMNHLVLVRDDIIVMDMEAGIEHLGRATSASVDALIIVVNPGARSRTAADKIRRLGKDIGIKNIIILGNRVKNKEDEELIRSTLPDFEILGFLPEHEEVVAADREGRRAFENIDAAPKELFEIVAKLTAMKR, encoded by the coding sequence GTGAGCTTGAAAATTGCAATAGGCGGAAAAGGCGGGGTAGGAAAGACCACGGTAACGGCACTTTTGGCGCGTTGTTTGGCTGTGGATAAGAAGAACAAGGTAATAGCAATAGATGCTGATCCAGTTGCTAATCTCGCCGCCGGTCTTGGTATTTCTGAGGACAAACCGATAACCCCGATTTCTCAGTTAACTGAACTGATCAGCGAAAGGACAGGGGCAAAACCGGGTACGATGGGAGGATTTTTCACCCTTAATCCTAAGGTTGACGACATTCCCGAGCGATTTTCCTTGGAGCGCGATGGTGTCAGACTCTTGGTAATGGGCACTGTGCAAAGTGGAGGATCTGGCTGCATCTGTCCGGAGAGCACCATCTTGAAGGCCTTGATGAACCATCTCGTGCTGGTTCGTGATGATATTATAGTTATGGACATGGAAGCAGGGATAGAACATCTTGGAAGGGCGACCTCAGCATCAGTGGACGCACTTATTATAGTCGTTAATCCAGGAGCTAGAAGCCGGACTGCGGCTGATAAAATTAGACGGCTTGGCAAGGATATTGGTATCAAAAATATCATTATCCTTGGAAACCGGGTTAAAAATAAGGAGGACGAGGAGTTAATTCGCAGTACCTTGCCCGACTTTGAAATACTAGGATTTCTACCCGAACACGAGGAAGTCGTTGCCGCCGATCGAGAGGGAAGGAGGGCCTTTGAAAATATCGACGCTGCCCCTAAAGAATTATTTGAAATTGTTGCAAAGCTTACAGCAATGAAGAGGTAG